The Xanthomonas sontii genomic sequence GGCCATCGCTTCCGGCCAGGATCAGGTCGAAGTAGACCGTGTACGAATCCAGGATCTGGCCCATGCGCCGCGAGGCGTAGGCCAGCGCCTCGGCATCGCTGTCGGCACGCGCCGCGGCGACCACCGCCGCGTCGGTGGCCCACCAGCGCACGTCGCAACTGCGCTCGTAGAGGTTGCGGTCGATCAGGTCGATGTTGCTCAGGGCCAGCTCGCTGAGCCGCGTGCGACGCACGTCGTCCTGCAGGCGGCCCAGTGTCTGCCGCATCTCCGCGCTGGTGCGCGCGGCGACCTTGTCCAGGTCCTGGGTGGCCTCGGCCACGCGTCGCGACAGCCCGTCCATTTCCTGCGCGATCACGCTGAAGCCGCGTCCGGCGGCGCCGATCCGCGCCGACTCGATGCGCGCGTTCATGGAGATCATGTGGGTGGTGCGGTTGATCGCGTCGATCCCCTGCAGCGAGCGGCGCAACTGGCCGAGCAACTGGTCGGACAAGCCGACGACGGCGCGAATATGGTCATCGATCCCCGCGTCGGCGGGGTGGGCGGGTAGGTTCATTCATGCTGCCGGTGGGGTGGGAGAAAACAGCAGACGGACGACGCGATAAGGGGTGTAGCGGCCGCCGGTGCACTGGGCTTGAGGGTGGTGTGAAAACCGTTTGTCGGAACGCCGGGCCTTGCGCTGACTGGGCTGCGGCCCCGTCCGTGGGCCGATGTCGGCGCCGAACTCGTCTACCATCTGCGCCAGGTCCGGCGCCGCCGGGCTCCCGGTGCGCGCCACGGGCGCCGCGCCACCGCCTTTGGAGATGTGAGACGAATGGACAAGTTGGTCGTGCTGGTGGTGTTTGCGGCGCTGGTGGTGCTGGCGTTGCCACTGCTGTCGATCGTGGCGTTGGTCGGGCAGTCGCGCCTGCGCCAGCGGCTCGCCGCACTGGAGGCGCAGGTGGCGCGGATGGCCGCCGCCACGCCTGCCGCCGCAACGGATCGCGCCGATTCCGCGGCCGCTGTCGCAGAGGGCCAGGCCGCCGTCGCCGAGTCCGAGGTCGAGGCGGAGGACATGCCGTTCGCTGCAGGCCTCGACCTTCCGCGTCCAGACCCGTTCGCCGAGCGCGCAGCGGCGCCGCCGCCCTTGCCGGTGCCTCCCAGGGGCGAGGATTTCGCGACGCTGGCCGCCGCGGTCGAACGCGCCGAGCAGCAGCAAGCCCAGGCGCGCACCGCCGCGGCGGCCCAGCCCGCCGCGCCGCGTGGGCCGGATCCGATCGAACGGCTGTTGGGCGGGATCAAACGCTGGTTCACCGAGGGCAATGTCCCGGTCAAGATCGGCATGCTGGTGCTGCTGGCCGGCGTCGCCGCACTGCTGAAGTACGCCGGCGACCAGGGCTGGCTGCGCATGCCGATCCAGCTGCGCTACGCCGGCATCGCCGCCGCGTCGCTGGCCGGCCTGGCCTTCGGCTGGCGCCAGCGCACGCGCAAGCGCAGCTTCGCGCTGGCGCTGCAGGGCGGGGCGATCGGCGTGTTGCTGCTGACCGTGTTTGCCGCGTTCAAGCTGTCCGGGCTGATCCCCGCCGGCGCGGCGCTGGCGCTGAGCATCGCCCTGGTCGCGGGCATGTGCGTGCTGGCGGTGGCGCAGGAATCGCGCACCCTGGCGGTGCTGGGCACGCTGGCCGGCTTCCTCGCGCCGCTGTGGCTGTCCACCGGCAGCGGCAACCACGTCGCGTTGTTCTCCTACTACGCGCTGCTCAACGCGGCGGTGTTCGCGATCGCCTGGTACCGGCCGTGGCGGGTGCTGAACCTGCTCGGGTTCGGCTTCACCTTCGGCATCGGCACGCTGTGGGGCGTGTTGCAGTACCGGCCCGAGAAGTTCGCCAGCACCGAGCCGTTCCTGCTGCTGTTCTTCGCCTTCTACCTGCTGATCCCGATCCTGTACGCGCGGCGCCAGGCAGCGCGCAGCACGCTGATCGACGGCAGCCTGGTGTTCGGCACGCCGCTGATCGCGTTTTCGCTGCAGGCGGGGCTGCTGCGCGGCGACGGCCTGCCGTTGGCGCTGTGTGCGCTGGGACTGGCGGCGATCTATGCCCTGCTGGCGGCGGCGCTGATCCGGCGCGCGAGCTTCGCGGTGCTGGGGCAGGCGTATGCGGTGCTGGCGGTGGGGTTCGCCACCTTGGCGGTGCCGCTGGCGCTGTCCGCGCGCGCGACCGCCAGCGTGTTCGCGCTGGAGGGGGCGGCGTTGGCGTGGCTGGGCCTGCGCCAACGGCGCTGGCTGCCGCAGTTCAGCGGCGCCGGCCTGCAACTGGCGGCGTCGTTCGGTTTCCTGGTGGGCGTGGAGGACATCGCCCAGGACACCCAGGCGGTGGCCAACGCCACCTTCATGAGCGGGCTGCTGCTGGCGCTGGCCGGCTTCGCCAGCGCCTGGTGCTACCGCCGTGGGCGGGCCGCCGTGCCGGCGCTGGGCTACTACGTGTGGGGGCTGTTCTGGTGGTGCGGGATCGGCGTCACCGAGATCGTGCGATTCGTCGACGCCGACGCGCGTGCCGACGTGCTGCTCGCCTGGGTCGCGGTCAGCGGCTGGCTCGCCGCCGAGGCGCAGCGGCGCTGGCCTGCACTGGCGCTGGCCGCGACCACGCTGGGTGGCCTGGCCCTGGCCTTGCCGCTGGCGGTCTGGCAGGCCGATGTGCACGGGCAGCCGTTCGCCGGGCATGGCGCCTGGGCCTGGGCGCTGTTCGCGGTGCTCGGCGTGCGCAGCCTGCTGTGCCTGCGCGACAGCGGTGGCGGCGTCGCGCGTGCGGCGCAGTTCGTATGGTGGCTGGTGTGGCCCAGCGTGGTCGGGCTGCTGTGCACCTGGATCGCGCTGCACAGCGAGCTCGCCGCCGGCTGGCGCTGGATGCTG encodes the following:
- a CDS encoding DUF2339 domain-containing protein, translated to MDKLVVLVVFAALVVLALPLLSIVALVGQSRLRQRLAALEAQVARMAAATPAAATDRADSAAAVAEGQAAVAESEVEAEDMPFAAGLDLPRPDPFAERAAAPPPLPVPPRGEDFATLAAAVERAEQQQAQARTAAAAQPAAPRGPDPIERLLGGIKRWFTEGNVPVKIGMLVLLAGVAALLKYAGDQGWLRMPIQLRYAGIAAASLAGLAFGWRQRTRKRSFALALQGGAIGVLLLTVFAAFKLSGLIPAGAALALSIALVAGMCVLAVAQESRTLAVLGTLAGFLAPLWLSTGSGNHVALFSYYALLNAAVFAIAWYRPWRVLNLLGFGFTFGIGTLWGVLQYRPEKFASTEPFLLLFFAFYLLIPILYARRQAARSTLIDGSLVFGTPLIAFSLQAGLLRGDGLPLALCALGLAAIYALLAAALIRRASFAVLGQAYAVLAVGFATLAVPLALSARATASVFALEGAALAWLGLRQRRWLPQFSGAGLQLAASFGFLVGVEDIAQDTQAVANATFMSGLLLALAGFASAWCYRRGRAAVPALGYYVWGLFWWCGIGVTEIVRFVDADARADVLLAWVAVSGWLAAEAQRRWPALALAATTLGGLALALPLAVWQADVHGQPFAGHGAWAWALFAVLGVRSLLCLRDSGGGVARAAQFVWWLVWPSVVGLLCTWIALHSELAAGWRWMLLLAPWLLATALSLWRWNWLAAPLGAAFAPCRGALQSTYFGLLAVAWLYSLGLPGSSAPLPWVPVLNPLELTQLALLVLGVRWTRTAELPALLRPWRTQLLAGAGFLWITSVTLHAVHYWAAVPWPGVLGNGVAQTSLTVVWSVLGVLGWVLGSRRGQRGLWLAGAVLMAVVLGKLLLVDRGNLGNVAGIASFIAYGLLCTVVGYLAPAPPRAAEPVEEAIP
- a CDS encoding methyl-accepting chemotaxis protein is translated as MNLPAHPADAGIDDHIRAVVGLSDQLLGQLRRSLQGIDAINRTTHMISMNARIESARIGAAGRGFSVIAQEMDGLSRRVAEATQDLDKVAARTSAEMRQTLGRLQDDVRRTRLSELALSNIDLIDRNLYERSCDVRWWATDAAVVAAARADSDAEALAYASRRMGQILDSYTVYFDLILAGSDGRIRANGRPRQFGSVGSDVSAQPWFEHAMRTRSGEEFGFQDVHASALADGERVLVYACTVRDGGRVDGRVLGVLGIVFRWDALAQTIVQRTPLSESEWGRSRACIVDAQGRVLADSAGRMLQDRIDFDGRDALFKQPRGAVLIDLDGRPHCIAHAASPGYETYRTGWHSLILQAL